A genomic segment from Orientia tsutsugamushi str. Boryong encodes:
- a CDS encoding ankyrin repeat domain-containing protein: MNNYLRLRAHLLYVTTRSIFSHRNSHPLLYAAKHNYLDVVKHLIEHGVDINTQNLRGSTALHIALITATYKW, from the coding sequence ATGAATAATTATTTACGGCTTCGCGCTCACCTACTATATGTTACTACAAGAAGTATTTTTAGTCATAGAAATAGTCATCCTTTACTTTATGCTGCTAAACACAACTACCTAGATGTAGTAAAGCATCTGATAGAACATGGTGTAGATATCAATACACAAAATCTACGTGGAAGCACTGCATTACATATTGCTCTTATAACGGCAACATACAAATGGTAA
- a CDS encoding TraD N-terminal domain-containing protein, producing the protein MQLKLAIGEHFYDIDQIGIKFYSLRFKKWMHLNAQDFLHEFYTCQHGFKIQQLLEFLINSALLEILVVFTILVLIISIVFFTAQGKKTIIKAKIRGADFVGCK; encoded by the coding sequence GTGCAGCTCAAGTTAGCAATTGGTGAGCATTTTTATGATATCGATCAAATAGGCATTAAGTTTTATAGTTTAAGGTTTAAAAAATGGATGCACCTCAATGCTCAAGACTTTTTGCATGAGTTTTATACATGCCAACATGGATTTAAAATACAGCAATTATTGGAATTCTTAATTAATTCAGCATTGTTAGAAATCTTAGTTGTTTTTACTATATTGGTGTTGATAATCTCAATTGTTTTCTTCACAGCTCAAGGTAAAAAAACGATTATTAAGGCCAAAATTAGAGGCGCTGATTTTGTAGGATGCAAATAA
- the ykgO gene encoding type B 50S ribosomal protein L36 — MKVVSSLKSLKNRDKSCQVVKRRGKIFVINKKNKKFKARQG, encoded by the coding sequence ATGAAAGTAGTAAGTTCTCTAAAATCTTTAAAAAATAGGGATAAAAGTTGTCAGGTAGTAAAAAGACGTGGTAAAATTTTTGTTATTAATAAAAAAAATAAAAAATTTAAGGCAAGGCAAGGTTAA
- a CDS encoding helix-turn-helix domain-containing protein, protein MSKSYSQDFLEKVIKCVNQGKSCNVASVKFDIAANTVRNWYKRYKSEGHYKEKRSSW, encoded by the coding sequence ATGTCAAAATCATATAGCCAAGACTTTCTGGAGAAAGTAATAAAATGTGTTAATCAAGGAAAAAGTTGTAATGTTGCTTCAGTAAAATTTGATATAGCAGCAAACACAGTAAGAAATTGGTATAAAAGATATAAATCAGAAGGTCATTATAAAGAAAAAAGATCGTCTTGGTAA
- a CDS encoding transposase, producing MVHVIQDYLKLGGKQVLINELKPSQFVVMDNAAFHKSKKTKELIESVGCKVIFLPPYSPDLNPIEKFWANMKLWIRNQITQFAKSYDAIISFFYAQTSL from the coding sequence ATGGTGCATGTAATACAAGATTATTTGAAGCTTGGGGGCAAGCAGGTATTAATTAATGAGTTAAAGCCTTCTCAGTTTGTAGTAATGGATAATGCTGCTTTTCATAAGTCTAAAAAAACTAAAGAGTTAATAGAATCTGTTGGTTGTAAAGTTATTTTTCTTCCACCTTATTCTCCAGATTTAAATCCGATAGAAAAGTTTTGGGCTAATATGAAGCTCTGGATTAGAAATCAAATTACTCAATTTGCTAAATCTTATGATGCCATTATCTCTTTTTTCTATGCTCAAACTTCATTGTAA